In Roseofilum casamattae BLCC-M143, a single window of DNA contains:
- a CDS encoding type I polyketide synthase produces the protein MEDNLNSIAIVGLAGRFPKAKNLEEFWQNLQDGITGRTEFSRDELTGRVKPDLLNNKDYVSASYMLDDVEWFDASFFNFTPREAEITDPQHRVILECAWEALENANVIPDRFDGSIGVFAGADLNTYLLFNLADRKPLDTENYFEMCVANDKDYLATKISYKLNLTGPSMTVQTACSTSLVAVHLACQNLLDYQCDLALAGGVSITLPQERGYLYQEGGALSSDGYCRAFDAKAGGTVGGNGVGLVVLKRLEEALNDGDRIYAVIKGSAIDNDGAAKVGYTAPSIEGQAKAIAEALEVAEVNPETISYIEAHGTGTPLGDPIEIAALTKAFRGSTAKKQFCAIGSVKTNIGHLNTAAGIAGLLKTVLAMDRKMLPPSLNFETPNPEIDFASSPFYVNDRLLPWQGNGTPCRAGISSFGFGGTNAHLILEQAPEREPVKSARNHHLLLLSAKTASALDAATTNLGNYLERHPEIELADVAYSLKVGRAEFNHRRAIALQTRDEAIKALASPDALPVRTGVCQGKDCSVAFMFSGQGSQYPDMAKELYESEPVFQTHLDRCCELLQPHLGLDLRSLLYPETESRETTAQQLQQTAMAQPALFAIEYSLAQLWMYWGVKPNAFIGHSIGEWVAATLAGVFTLEDALQLVAIRGKLMQEMPEGAMLAVPLSPAELQPFLNSDLVLAVHNAPDACAISGTKAAIALLEQTLQAKEIKTRRLHTSHAFHSPMMEPMLAPFLEEFKTVTLSVPQIPLLSNVTGTWLAAEEATNPQYWANHLRSTVRFSTGIEILLERPGQILLEVGPGIVLTQLAKRHLTRDENNGIFASTRHPKNAQSDRAVLLDTLGQLWLRGAAIDWSNFYGDQLPQRIPLPTYPFERQRYWIEAREGSAKVEETSVKSVPSLTKNPDPTHWFYTPVWKRSQPPIATATETKCWLLFADECGVGGKLAQKLSENGDRAILAKVGTEYAQTEDNTYTLDPCQQEHYETLLAALRDRDLQPDAIAHCWSITPSKAGDTDALLDRGFYSVLHLARALGKQARTQGMLVTVLSSEMQPATGEESLSPVKATVLGPIRTIPLEFPDLRCRSIDITLPTEDNWQSEQLYDRLAAELQNPNNDTIVAYRNINRWVQDVEPLPLPKRNTVPRLKEKGTYWLVGGLGAIGLTLATHLAREIQATLILSGRTSLPPREEWDRWRDRDRIGQQIQQIEEIEALGGTVCLAEADVCDRDALQRVRDLAIEQYGTINGVIHCAGVLEDEAIERGDRDRQMRVLAPKVKGTLLLEDVLSDISLDFFIFCSSGTAFHPLFGQVAYCGANNFLDVFAHYKTAKDGTFALSIDWEGWQGSGMGVEGTKYLARSSDDNAEELPSHPLLDRYRVEGERRIFESDLNSDKDWVLDEHRIGDRATLPGTGYLELVRAACEHCLESSVLEFRNLYFLAPLVAPEGRTVTAQTILSPQHGSWEFTVRDLGTGQECARGEVEILDRPTPPTRDLAALRSQCGDRQFSGSEIDISDRSGMATYGARWQNWQEVFWGNQRGLAALELPAEFVGDLDFYGLHPALLDNATGALVRQREGAYLPFFYKRLSLYGKFPARVYSHICEARDNPSTEEILHFDITVMDVEGKVLAEIEDYTLKRSPKPVNLTVENAELAIAVPGDLSTLGFIPTSRPTPKPGEVEIEVKATGVNFKEVLLALGLIPGLGDESLRFGLECAGTIASVGEGVTAWKVGDAVMGFGASCYNRFTTVPADFIAAKPDRLSWEEAATLPVAFITAYYALIELGQLKAGDKVLIHAAAGGVGQAAVQIARGVGAEIWATAGSPQKREFLKSQGIQWVMDSRSLNFAEEVMNSTNGLGVDVVLNSLGGEFLTASLGVLAPYGRFLELGQRDILNNAAIGLRPFAKNLSFFAINLDRAHPHFGQLWQDVMARVEENTFAPLEYRVFSSTNVKEAFDFVANARHIGKVVVSWQGCEALSEWVMPAASSPQKLAVSPMKKAEISELNHWLLPSEGVEVFDRVLGCSLPQILVSTIDFTARGQQQLQVLAQPADGEETLSSSSYPRPQLSNSYQNPSNPREEILADIWQEMLRMTPIGVRDNFFELGGDSLIAVQVMAKIRTAFNVDLPGSSLFETPTIAELAVAIERIQKETGALGGDRIEIEL, from the coding sequence ATGGAAGATAATCTCAACTCAATTGCCATCGTCGGTTTAGCCGGACGCTTTCCCAAAGCCAAAAATCTTGAAGAATTTTGGCAGAATTTGCAGGATGGCATAACGGGAAGAACGGAATTTTCTCGGGACGAACTGACCGGTCGCGTCAAACCCGATCTCCTCAACAATAAAGATTACGTTTCTGCCAGCTACATGCTCGATGATGTCGAATGGTTTGATGCGTCTTTTTTCAACTTCACCCCCAGAGAAGCAGAAATCACCGACCCCCAACACCGGGTCATTCTCGAATGTGCTTGGGAAGCCCTGGAAAATGCGAATGTTATTCCCGATCGCTTTGATGGATCGATCGGGGTTTTTGCCGGAGCAGATCTCAATACTTATCTACTGTTTAATTTGGCCGATCGCAAGCCTTTAGATACGGAAAATTATTTTGAAATGTGTGTTGCTAATGATAAGGATTATTTAGCAACAAAAATTTCTTATAAACTGAATTTAACCGGTCCGAGCATGACGGTACAAACGGCATGTTCGACATCTTTAGTTGCGGTTCATTTAGCCTGTCAAAATCTTTTAGACTATCAATGCGATCTGGCCCTAGCTGGTGGAGTTTCGATTACCCTTCCCCAAGAACGAGGCTATCTCTATCAAGAAGGAGGCGCATTATCCTCCGATGGTTATTGTCGCGCCTTTGATGCCAAAGCCGGAGGTACTGTCGGCGGTAATGGAGTCGGGTTGGTGGTTCTCAAGCGACTCGAAGAAGCTCTCAACGATGGCGATCGCATCTATGCGGTTATTAAAGGCTCGGCCATTGATAATGATGGGGCGGCAAAAGTTGGTTACACTGCCCCGAGTATCGAGGGTCAAGCAAAGGCGATCGCGGAAGCCTTAGAAGTAGCAGAAGTAAATCCGGAAACCATCAGTTATATTGAAGCTCACGGCACGGGAACGCCACTCGGAGACCCCATCGAAATTGCGGCTTTAACTAAGGCTTTTCGCGGCAGTACGGCGAAAAAACAATTTTGCGCGATCGGGTCAGTGAAAACCAATATCGGCCACTTAAATACGGCAGCAGGCATTGCGGGTTTACTCAAAACCGTACTGGCAATGGATCGCAAGATGTTACCGCCGAGCTTGAATTTTGAAACCCCCAACCCAGAAATCGATTTTGCGAGCAGTCCCTTTTATGTCAACGATCGCCTGCTGCCATGGCAGGGCAATGGTACTCCTTGTCGGGCCGGGATTAGTTCTTTTGGGTTTGGCGGTACTAATGCTCACTTAATTCTGGAACAGGCACCGGAGAGAGAGCCGGTCAAATCTGCTCGCAACCATCACTTGCTGCTGCTCTCGGCCAAAACTGCTTCTGCTTTGGATGCAGCAACCACTAATCTCGGCAACTATCTAGAACGTCATCCCGAGATCGAGCTTGCCGATGTTGCTTACTCCCTGAAAGTCGGTCGCGCCGAGTTTAACCATCGCCGGGCGATCGCTCTGCAAACGCGAGACGAAGCCATAAAAGCCTTAGCGAGTCCCGATGCACTACCAGTGAGAACGGGAGTTTGCCAAGGGAAAGACTGTTCCGTTGCCTTTATGTTCTCCGGTCAGGGGTCGCAATATCCCGATATGGCTAAAGAACTTTACGAGAGCGAACCCGTTTTTCAAACCCATCTCGATCGCTGTTGCGAACTCTTGCAACCTCACCTCGGATTGGATTTGCGATCGCTCCTTTATCCCGAAACGGAATCTCGGGAAACAACAGCACAGCAACTACAACAGACGGCAATGGCTCAACCCGCCTTGTTTGCGATCGAATATTCTCTTGCGCAATTGTGGATGTATTGGGGCGTTAAACCTAATGCCTTTATCGGTCACAGTATCGGCGAATGGGTGGCGGCAACTTTGGCAGGAGTCTTTACCCTAGAAGATGCCTTGCAGTTGGTTGCCATACGCGGGAAATTAATGCAAGAGATGCCGGAAGGCGCCATGCTGGCAGTACCTCTCTCTCCCGCCGAATTGCAACCATTCTTAAATTCCGATCTAGTCCTTGCCGTTCATAATGCTCCCGATGCCTGTGCCATTTCCGGAACGAAAGCCGCGATCGCTCTTTTAGAGCAAACATTACAAGCAAAAGAGATTAAAACCCGCCGCCTGCATACCTCCCACGCTTTTCACTCTCCCATGATGGAGCCGATGCTCGCGCCATTCCTGGAAGAGTTCAAAACCGTTACGCTCTCTGTGCCGCAAATTCCTTTGCTCTCTAATGTAACGGGAACTTGGTTGGCAGCCGAGGAAGCTACCAATCCTCAGTATTGGGCGAATCATCTCCGCTCCACCGTACGCTTCTCTACAGGAATCGAGATTTTATTAGAGCGCCCCGGACAAATTTTACTCGAAGTCGGTCCCGGCATAGTTCTGACACAACTGGCCAAACGCCATCTTACCCGAGACGAAAATAACGGAATTTTCGCTTCCACTCGCCATCCGAAAAATGCCCAATCCGATCGCGCCGTTTTACTCGATACCCTCGGTCAGTTATGGTTGCGAGGCGCGGCGATCGATTGGTCGAACTTCTACGGCGACCAACTGCCTCAACGCATCCCCTTACCGACTTATCCCTTTGAACGCCAACGCTATTGGATCGAAGCCCGAGAAGGTTCGGCCAAGGTTGAAGAAACCAGCGTAAAATCCGTTCCCAGTTTGACCAAAAACCCCGATCCGACCCATTGGTTTTATACTCCCGTTTGGAAGCGATCGCAACCGCCGATCGCAACTGCAACTGAAACAAAATGCTGGTTGCTCTTTGCGGATGAATGCGGCGTGGGGGGAAAACTGGCGCAAAAATTGAGTGAAAACGGCGATCGCGCCATTCTCGCTAAAGTCGGGACGGAATACGCTCAAACTGAAGACAATACTTATACTCTCGACCCCTGCCAGCAAGAGCATTATGAGACCTTGCTCGCAGCACTGCGCGATCGCGACCTGCAACCCGATGCGATCGCCCATTGCTGGAGCATTACCCCCTCGAAAGCCGGGGATACGGATGCTCTATTAGACCGGGGATTTTACAGCGTATTGCACCTTGCCCGCGCCCTCGGCAAACAAGCGCGAACTCAAGGGATGCTGGTGACAGTCTTATCGAGCGAAATGCAGCCTGCGACAGGGGAAGAAAGTCTTTCTCCGGTGAAAGCAACGGTGCTCGGTCCGATCCGCACCATTCCCCTAGAATTTCCCGACTTGCGATGTCGCAGCATCGATATTACCCTACCGACTGAGGATAACTGGCAGAGCGAACAACTCTACGATCGCCTCGCCGCAGAATTGCAAAACCCTAACAACGATACAATTGTGGCTTACCGCAATATCAATCGCTGGGTGCAAGATGTGGAACCGTTGCCTTTACCCAAGCGAAATACCGTCCCTCGATTGAAAGAAAAAGGGACGTATTGGTTGGTAGGCGGACTTGGAGCCATCGGCTTGACTTTAGCCACCCATCTGGCTCGAGAAATCCAAGCGACGCTGATTCTGAGCGGACGTACGAGCTTACCGCCTCGGGAGGAGTGGGATCGATGGCGCGATCGCGATCGCATCGGTCAACAAATTCAACAGATCGAAGAAATTGAGGCGTTAGGGGGAACGGTTTGTCTGGCTGAAGCGGATGTCTGCGATCGCGATGCCTTGCAACGGGTTCGCGATCTGGCGATCGAGCAGTACGGCACCATTAACGGAGTCATTCACTGCGCGGGAGTTCTGGAGGATGAAGCCATCGAACGGGGCGATCGCGATCGGCAAATGCGGGTTCTGGCTCCCAAAGTCAAAGGAACGCTCCTGCTCGAGGATGTGTTATCGGATATTTCCTTAGATTTCTTCATCTTCTGCTCTTCGGGAACCGCCTTCCATCCTCTCTTCGGACAGGTTGCCTATTGTGGAGCTAATAATTTCCTCGATGTTTTCGCTCACTACAAAACCGCCAAAGATGGTACTTTTGCTCTTTCCATTGACTGGGAAGGCTGGCAAGGAAGCGGGATGGGAGTCGAAGGCACGAAATATCTCGCCCGTTCCTCAGATGATAATGCCGAAGAGTTGCCGTCTCATCCCCTCTTAGATCGCTACCGAGTCGAAGGAGAACGCCGAATTTTTGAATCGGATTTAAATTCGGACAAAGATTGGGTATTAGACGAACACCGCATCGGCGATCGCGCAACCCTTCCGGGAACCGGATATTTGGAACTGGTGCGAGCGGCTTGCGAGCATTGTTTGGAATCTTCAGTTCTCGAGTTTCGCAATCTCTATTTTCTCGCCCCTTTAGTCGCACCAGAAGGGCGAACTGTTACCGCTCAAACCATCCTCTCTCCTCAGCATGGAAGTTGGGAATTCACGGTGCGAGATTTAGGGACGGGACAAGAATGCGCTCGGGGTGAGGTTGAGATTCTCGATCGCCCCACACCCCCCACTCGGGATTTAGCAGCGTTGCGATCGCAGTGCGGCGATCGGCAATTTTCCGGGTCGGAAATCGATATTTCCGATCGTAGCGGGATGGCAACTTATGGAGCGCGGTGGCAGAATTGGCAAGAAGTTTTCTGGGGAAATCAGAGGGGTTTAGCAGCTCTCGAACTTCCCGCAGAATTTGTCGGCGACTTAGACTTTTATGGCTTGCATCCCGCTCTTTTGGATAATGCAACCGGCGCTCTTGTCCGCCAACGGGAGGGAGCTTACCTGCCCTTTTTCTACAAGCGCTTGTCTTTGTACGGCAAATTCCCAGCTCGCGTATACAGTCATATTTGCGAGGCACGAGATAATCCCTCGACTGAGGAGATTTTGCACTTTGATATTACGGTGATGGATGTAGAAGGTAAGGTTCTGGCAGAGATTGAAGATTATACCCTGAAGCGATCGCCAAAACCTGTCAATCTCACCGTTGAAAATGCAGAATTAGCGATCGCAGTTCCGGGAGATTTAAGTACTCTGGGCTTTATTCCCACCTCTCGCCCCACTCCCAAACCTGGAGAGGTAGAGATTGAAGTGAAAGCAACGGGAGTGAACTTTAAAGAAGTCTTATTAGCCTTAGGATTAATTCCGGGACTGGGAGATGAGTCCTTACGCTTCGGTCTCGAATGTGCGGGAACCATCGCCTCGGTGGGAGAAGGGGTAACCGCATGGAAAGTGGGAGATGCGGTGATGGGTTTCGGCGCATCCTGTTATAACCGCTTCACCACCGTCCCTGCCGACTTTATCGCTGCCAAACCCGATCGCCTGAGTTGGGAAGAAGCCGCAACCTTGCCTGTCGCTTTTATCACTGCCTATTACGCCCTGATCGAACTGGGACAGTTAAAAGCTGGGGATAAAGTCCTCATCCATGCCGCAGCCGGAGGAGTCGGACAAGCTGCCGTACAAATCGCCCGAGGAGTGGGGGCAGAAATTTGGGCGACGGCGGGCAGTCCGCAAAAGCGGGAATTCTTGAAATCCCAAGGCATTCAATGGGTGATGGATTCGCGATCGCTGAATTTTGCTGAAGAGGTAATGAATTCTACCAATGGTCTGGGAGTCGATGTGGTTCTCAACTCCTTGGGAGGTGAATTTCTCACCGCAAGTTTGGGAGTTTTAGCCCCATACGGACGCTTCCTGGAATTAGGTCAGCGCGATATTCTCAACAATGCGGCGATCGGTTTGCGTCCCTTTGCCAAAAATCTCTCCTTCTTTGCCATCAATCTCGATCGCGCCCATCCTCATTTCGGACAATTGTGGCAGGATGTGATGGCACGAGTTGAGGAAAACACATTTGCTCCGCTCGAGTATCGAGTATTTTCGAGCACGAACGTGAAAGAAGCGTTCGACTTTGTCGCCAACGCCCGCCATATCGGGAAAGTTGTTGTCTCTTGGCAAGGGTGCGAAGCTCTAAGCGAATGGGTAATGCCAGCCGCTTCTTCTCCACAAAAGCTTGCCGTTTCCCCCATGAAAAAGGCAGAAATTTCCGAGTTAAATCACTGGTTATTGCCTTCGGAAGGGGTGGAAGTCTTCGATCGCGTCTTGGGGTGTTCTCTACCGCAAATCTTGGTATCAACCATTGATTTTACCGCTCGCGGACAGCAACAATTACAGGTTTTGGCTCAACCTGCAGACGGCGAAGAAACCCTTTCCAGCTCTTCCTATCCCCGTCCTCAATTGAGCAATTCCTATCAAAACCCGAGCAATCCTCGCGAAGAAATTCTCGCAGACATCTGGCAAGAAATGTTACGGATGACTCCTATTGGCGTTCGCGATAACTTCTTTGAACTCGGGGGAGATTCTTTAATTGCGGTGCAAGTCATGGCGAAAATTCGCACGGCTTTTAATGTGGATTTGCCGGGAAGTAGCTTGTTTGAAACCCCAACGATCGCCGAGTTAGCCGTAGCGATCGAGCGCATCCAGAAGGAAACCGGAGCCTTAGGAGGCGATCGCATCGAAATCGAACTATAA
- a CDS encoding non-ribosomal peptide synthetase translates to MKNKENLSTAKRELLEKLLQGKVKQSLKSEQEKAISVPQIVPDRAGRYEPFPLTEMQQAYWLGRSGAFELGNVSMHNYLELEAKDFDFPRFQRAWQQLIDRHDMLRAVVLSDGSQQVLESPPPYEIALTDLRNANETAISSHIQAVRDRLSHQVLPLDRWPQFEVVATQLSDRDFRLHLSLDGWCTDFWSTLKLFQDLSHFYNESDSQLPSLNLSFRDYVLGTRVLEETPRYQKDLTYWRDRISHLPPAPELPLAQNPGNIAHPRFKRLKAVIDSQKWQTLKQQAARRNLTPTGLLLATYAEVLARWSKSPRFTLNVPSFNRLPFHPQINEIIGECASFILLEVNCSPDKSFAERARRLQEQLWQDLEHGAVSGVRVLREWVEAQQREASLSAMPIVFTHGPQQSETNPTAIAFLEEQTETVYSISQTPQVWLDYQYYVRADGSLDFNWDYVEGLFPPGMVEDMFETYQHLLDRLATKEETWQQTHLHLIPVAQFAQRMTIDATEAIAPEGLLHQFFSTRARQQPRATAIVTSDRTLTYEEVSRRACQLSRELRQLGVRPNEMVAVVMEKGWEQVVAVLAILAAGGAYVPIAPTWPERRQQKILTSANVTIALTQSHLQEHLAGFTQVQWLLVNKAELADDLLDPDDALQEQEDLAYVIYTSGSTGEPKGVAIDHRGAVNTIVDLNQRFQVTAGDRVFALSALTFDLSVYDIFGVLAAGGTMVIPKPLHGKDPAHWLGLIEKKGVTIWNTVPALIEMLAEYAGRETNCALASLRLALLSGDWIPLSLPDRLHALMPELQVVSLGGATEASIWSIFYPIETVDPQWQSIPYGKPLTNQYFYALDEFLEPVPVWVAGQLYIGGIGLAREYWGDREKTERSFIVHPTTGERLYRTGDLGRYLPDGNIEFLGREDNLVKLQGYRLELGEIEVALRQHPGVRDALVMVKENVKHQLAAYLICQCSPEGSLFSIDGRDESEIETAWQGLLTAGDRQTNRILPEFDLDGLAETGARLEALSIAYMKQAFKDLSVYTRAGESYSSSELIEQCGLLPCYDKTIRQWLSILAAQGDLIYENGDRWTSRQPLNTDNLQQLWENAAGLTDPISRDLLSYLQRNGEHHIPILRGEKNPVDLLFMQGSRETAESAYESSPSARYSNSLVKAAVAELVRTWPQDKPLRILEIGAGVGATTSSLLPELPKTNTRYTYTDISQFFLDRGRQKFRDYPFIEYHLFDVNRDPQEQGYELASFDLILAVNVIHVARDLNVTLPYTRSLLADGGSLLLVELTEFRPSHMTTIGLTEGFRDYEDERLSTNLPTLSPQEWCDRLSKQGFAQCAFFPKAGSPLDILGQHVILARADGEKQFKRQALQAFLQERLPDYAIPTQYIPLDRWPLTANGKINRQKLVNLEGISAVETRQIAPPSNELEEAIAKIWQGVLNLEPPFDIQQNFFDLGANSIAAVQVRGQLAETLKQDISVLTLFEYPTIESLARHLGENQGSETLMQTVRERGDRRKQAALKRRQKNRSR, encoded by the coding sequence ATGAAAAATAAAGAAAATTTATCAACTGCCAAACGAGAATTACTCGAGAAATTATTACAGGGAAAAGTTAAACAATCCCTAAAATCCGAACAAGAAAAAGCTATTTCCGTACCGCAAATCGTTCCCGATCGCGCCGGACGCTACGAGCCATTTCCGCTAACAGAAATGCAGCAAGCTTATTGGTTGGGAAGAAGTGGGGCTTTTGAGTTGGGCAATGTTTCCATGCACAACTATTTGGAATTGGAAGCCAAAGACTTCGATTTCCCTCGCTTTCAACGGGCTTGGCAGCAGTTAATCGATCGCCACGATATGCTGCGAGCGGTGGTGTTAAGCGACGGTTCCCAACAAGTTTTAGAGTCGCCTCCCCCTTATGAAATTGCTCTGACTGACCTGCGAAATGCAAATGAAACGGCTATTTCTTCCCATATTCAAGCCGTGAGAGATCGCCTCTCCCATCAAGTTTTGCCTCTCGATCGCTGGCCGCAATTCGAGGTCGTTGCCACGCAATTGAGCGATCGCGATTTTCGCTTACATCTGAGTTTGGATGGTTGGTGTACGGATTTTTGGAGTACATTAAAACTCTTCCAAGACCTCTCCCATTTTTACAATGAAAGCGACAGTCAACTTCCCTCTTTAAACCTGTCCTTCCGAGATTACGTGCTGGGCACTCGAGTTCTTGAAGAAACCCCTCGCTACCAGAAAGATTTAACCTATTGGCGCGATCGCATCAGCCATCTTCCTCCTGCCCCCGAATTACCCCTGGCTCAAAATCCCGGCAATATCGCTCATCCTCGATTTAAACGCCTGAAAGCGGTTATCGATTCTCAAAAATGGCAAACCTTAAAACAGCAGGCCGCACGTCGGAATTTGACCCCTACAGGCTTGCTCCTTGCTACCTATGCAGAAGTACTGGCACGGTGGAGTAAATCTCCTCGTTTTACCCTGAACGTACCTTCTTTTAATCGCCTGCCTTTTCACCCGCAAATTAATGAAATTATTGGGGAATGTGCTTCCTTTATTCTTCTGGAAGTCAATTGCTCTCCCGACAAGTCTTTTGCCGAACGCGCTCGACGCTTGCAAGAACAATTGTGGCAAGATTTAGAACATGGAGCAGTCAGTGGCGTTCGCGTTTTACGAGAATGGGTGGAAGCGCAACAAAGGGAAGCCAGCTTGTCTGCAATGCCCATTGTTTTTACCCACGGACCGCAACAAAGCGAAACCAACCCCACTGCGATCGCCTTCCTTGAAGAGCAAACCGAAACTGTTTACAGTATCTCTCAAACCCCACAAGTTTGGCTGGACTATCAGTATTACGTCCGGGCAGATGGTTCTTTAGATTTCAACTGGGACTATGTTGAGGGACTCTTTCCCCCAGGCATGGTGGAAGATATGTTCGAGACCTATCAGCATCTCCTCGATCGCTTGGCAACCAAAGAAGAAACCTGGCAACAAACCCATTTGCATCTCATTCCCGTGGCTCAATTCGCGCAACGGATGACGATCGACGCCACGGAAGCGATCGCACCTGAAGGGTTACTGCATCAGTTCTTTAGCACTCGCGCTCGCCAACAGCCTCGAGCTACTGCCATTGTTACCAGCGATCGCACTCTCACTTATGAAGAGGTTTCTCGCCGCGCCTGTCAATTGAGTCGGGAGCTGCGCCAACTCGGGGTGCGTCCCAATGAAATGGTTGCGGTGGTTATGGAGAAAGGATGGGAACAAGTTGTCGCCGTCTTGGCTATTTTGGCTGCGGGAGGAGCCTACGTCCCCATTGCTCCCACTTGGCCGGAACGCCGCCAACAAAAGATACTGACTAGTGCTAATGTAACCATTGCCCTGACTCAATCTCATTTGCAAGAGCATCTGGCTGGGTTTACTCAGGTGCAATGGCTTTTGGTCAATAAGGCTGAGTTAGCTGACGATCTCCTCGATCCTGACGACGCGCTGCAAGAACAAGAAGATTTAGCTTATGTCATCTATACTTCCGGATCTACGGGAGAACCGAAAGGTGTAGCCATCGACCATCGCGGTGCGGTTAATACCATTGTCGATCTGAACCAGCGCTTCCAAGTCACTGCTGGCGATCGCGTTTTTGCCCTTTCGGCTCTCACATTTGACTTATCCGTTTACGATATTTTCGGCGTATTGGCTGCGGGGGGAACCATGGTTATTCCCAAACCCTTACATGGGAAAGACCCCGCTCATTGGCTGGGTTTAATCGAGAAAAAAGGGGTAACCATTTGGAATACGGTTCCCGCATTGATCGAAATGCTGGCCGAATATGCCGGCCGAGAAACGAATTGTGCTCTGGCTTCCTTGCGCTTGGCATTGTTGAGCGGTGACTGGATTCCCTTGAGTTTGCCCGATCGCCTCCATGCTCTCATGCCGGAACTGCAGGTCGTGAGTTTGGGCGGAGCGACAGAAGCTTCCATCTGGTCGATTTTCTACCCCATCGAAACGGTCGATCCGCAATGGCAGAGCATTCCTTACGGCAAACCATTGACAAATCAATATTTTTATGCATTAGACGAGTTCCTGGAACCCGTACCGGTTTGGGTCGCCGGACAATTGTATATCGGCGGCATCGGTTTGGCACGAGAATATTGGGGCGATCGCGAGAAAACCGAAAGAAGTTTTATCGTTCATCCAACCACTGGAGAGCGCTTGTACCGAACTGGAGATTTAGGGCGCTACCTCCCCGATGGCAATATCGAGTTTCTCGGACGGGAAGATAATCTGGTGAAACTGCAAGGATATCGCCTCGAGTTGGGAGAAATTGAGGTGGCATTGCGCCAGCATCCGGGAGTTCGGGATGCTCTGGTCATGGTGAAAGAAAATGTCAAGCATCAGCTCGCCGCTTATTTGATTTGCCAATGCTCTCCAGAAGGAAGTTTATTCTCTATTGACGGTCGGGATGAGTCGGAGATCGAGACAGCATGGCAAGGGCTACTAACGGCTGGCGATCGCCAAACCAACCGCATCTTACCCGAGTTCGATCTCGATGGCCTGGCAGAGACCGGAGCACGACTGGAAGCATTGAGCATTGCTTATATGAAGCAAGCCTTCAAGGACTTGTCCGTGTATACCCGAGCTGGAGAAAGCTATTCGAGCAGCGAACTCATCGAGCAATGCGGGCTTCTGCCTTGTTATGACAAAACCATCCGTCAATGGTTGAGCATTCTTGCTGCTCAAGGGGATTTAATCTACGAGAATGGCGATCGCTGGACGAGTCGGCAACCCTTAAATACGGATAATCTGCAACAACTCTGGGAAAATGCTGCCGGACTGACAGACCCCATCTCCCGCGACCTCCTTTCTTATCTGCAACGTAATGGAGAACATCACATTCCTATTTTGCGAGGTGAGAAAAATCCCGTCGATCTGCTTTTCATGCAAGGAAGTCGAGAAACTGCTGAAAGTGCTTATGAAAGTTCTCCTTCGGCGCGCTATTCTAACAGTTTGGTGAAAGCAGCAGTGGCGGAACTGGTTCGCACTTGGCCGCAAGATAAACCCCTGCGCATCCTGGAAATTGGTGCGGGAGTTGGCGCGACCACGAGTTCTCTGTTACCCGAGTTACCGAAAACCAATACCCGTTACACCTACACGGATATCTCGCAATTTTTCCTCGATCGAGGACGGCAAAAATTTAGAGACTATCCCTTTATCGAATATCACCTCTTTGATGTTAATCGAGACCCGCAAGAACAGGGCTATGAATTAGCCAGTTTCGATCTAATTTTGGCTGTCAATGTCATTCATGTAGCGCGAGATTTAAACGTTACCTTACCCTACACGCGATCGCTGCTCGCAGATGGCGGATCTTTGCTGTTGGTAGAACTAACAGAATTTCGTCCCTCGCACATGACCACCATTGGTTTAACTGAAGGGTTTAGGGACTACGAAGACGAACGCTTAAGCACCAATCTACCGACCCTCTCGCCGCAAGAATGGTGCGATCGCCTCTCCAAGCAAGGATTTGCACAATGCGCGTTTTTCCCGAAAGCCGGATCGCCGTTAGATATCTTGGGACAACACGTGATTCTTGCCCGAGCAGATGGGGAAAAACAGTTCAAACGACAAGCACTGCAGGCATTTTTACAAGAACGGCTTCCCGATTATGCCATTCCCACTCAATATATTCCCCTCGATCGCTGGCCCCTCACGGCCAACGGCAAAATTAATCGGCAAAAGCTGGTTAATCTCGAGGGAATTTCCGCTGTAGAAACTCGCCAAATTGCGCCACCGAGTAACGAACTCGAAGAGGCGATCGCCAAAATTTGGCAAGGGGTTTTAAATCTAGAACCTCCCTTTGATATTCAGCAAAACTTTTTCGATTTGGGAGCCAATTCGATCGCAGCGGTGCAAGTGCGCGGTCAACTAGCAGAAACCTTAAAACAAGATATTTCGGTTTTAACCCTGTTTGAATATCCCACCATCGAATCTCTCGCCCGCCATCTCGGAGAAAACCAAGGCAGCGAAACCTTGATGCAAACCGTTCGCGAGCGCGGCGATCGGCGCAAGCAAGCCGCCTTAAAACGACGGCAAAAAAATCGCTCGCGCTGA